In the genome of Nitrospirota bacterium, one region contains:
- a CDS encoding GAF domain-containing protein, translating to MPARTKSTSAPSRSRTAQLAKELEAARRISQSLSRQTDVDSLIRHALRTALEVVGADAASVLLADPASKQLVFRHVIGQKAKRLRGMAIPWDQGIASAVFKSGKPHISQDVSRDRRHLARVDASIGYQTKDMITLPLKPWEGKPIGVLEVLNKRRGRLGKKDVSILMIISALMSAAIVQARLYEEVKFAEV from the coding sequence ATGCCTGCCCGAACCAAGTCGACCAGCGCGCCGAGCCGGAGCCGTACCGCCCAGCTCGCGAAAGAACTGGAAGCGGCGCGCCGGATCAGTCAGTCGCTCTCGCGGCAGACGGACGTCGATTCGCTGATCCGTCATGCCCTCCGCACGGCATTGGAGGTGGTGGGGGCCGATGCGGCCTCGGTGCTGTTGGCCGATCCGGCCTCCAAGCAGCTGGTGTTTCGCCATGTGATCGGGCAGAAGGCCAAGCGGTTGCGCGGCATGGCGATTCCCTGGGACCAGGGGATCGCCAGCGCCGTGTTCAAGTCCGGCAAGCCGCACATTTCGCAGGACGTGTCGCGGGATCGCCGTCACCTGGCCCGGGTGGATGCCAGCATCGGGTATCAGACCAAGGATATGATTACGCTGCCGCTGAAGCCCTGGGAAGGCAAGCCGATCGGGGTGCTGGAGGTGCTCAACAAGCGCCGCGGACGGCTGGGCAAGAAGGACGTCTCCATTCTGATGATCATTTCCGCCTTGATGTCGGCGGCGATCGTGCAGGCGCGGCTCTACGAGGAAGTGAAGTTTGCGGAGGT